One genomic region from Portunus trituberculatus isolate SZX2019 chromosome 3, ASM1759143v1, whole genome shotgun sequence encodes:
- the LOC123508592 gene encoding uncharacterized protein LOC123508592 translates to MFSYNSVLIQNLVNASRGIVTAALFPVADLIKTLDIGQTIFKLQPLFNRDIVEHHYPILETVLTLEAVVIYVPFKSMDTFHAYEIIPFPFSINTSVLILDLPPTLVLIAKDFSVYTTTSRDSLSSCMSSYLHRYHCDATLFIFRPIVGNMCEVILTRVHAEDALLTCPYRHIVPQAIFQHPFHGYHYFFPTPIPLAVVCPNGTMYERVVGHHAVHNFCHVTSTNLTTYPKRLYEAFTVNISAPHLFPLSILQNLSFYRLSYVTNTLHEIRFSNQSEFAQALEESLPEYLDPVVFYPSLLVPILLTICILLPLFICVYKALRLYSNLHAAKVAQRRFHSQP, encoded by the coding sequence ATGTTTTCCTATAATTCTGTCCTCATCCAAAACCTTGTTAATGCCAGCCGGGGTATAGTAACTGCTGCTCTTTTCCCTGTCGCTGATCTAATCAAGACACTTGACATTGGACAGACTATTTTCAAATTACAACCTTTGTTTAACCGTGATATTGTGGAACATCATTATCCCATCTTAGAAACGGTTCTCACGCTTGAAGCTGTCGTCATCTATGTTCCTTTCAAATCAATGGACACCTTTCATGCTTATGAAAtcattccttttccattctctaTTAACACCTCTGTCCTAATCCTAGACTTACCTCCTACTCTGGTTTTGATTGCAAAGGATTTTTCCGTGTATACCACTACCTCAAGGGACTCGCTGAGTAGCTGCATGTCATCGTATTTACACCGATATCACTGCGATGctaccctttttatttttcgccCCATTGTAGGGAATATGTGCGAGGTCATCCTTACTCGTGTTCACGCAGAGGATGCTCTCTTAACTTGTCCCTATAGACATATAGTTCCACAGGCCATTTTTCAACATCCGTTCCATGGTTATCATTACTTCTTCCCAACTCCCATCCCTCTCGCAGTTGTTTGTCCGAATGGTACAATGTATGAGAGGGTTGTTGGTCATCATGCAGTTCACAATTTTTGTCATGTTACGTCTACTAATCTGACCACCTATCCTAAACGTCTCTACGAAGCTTTTACTGTCAATATATCTgctcctcatcttttccctttatcTATTTTGCAAAATCTATCTTTTTACAGGCTTTCTTATGTTACTAACACCTTACATGAAATTAGATTTTCAAACCAGTCAGAATTTGCTCAAGCCTTAGAAGAGTCTCTTCCAGAGTACCTCGATCCTGTTGTTTTCTATCCTAGTCTCTTAGTTCCTATTCTCCTGACCATTTGcattttacttcctctctttatttgtgtttacaaAGCGTTACGCCTTTATTCTAATCTTCATGCTGCCAAAGTTGCCCAGCGGCGATTTCACTCTCAACCATGA